Part of the Paenibacillus sp. FSL R7-0273 genome is shown below.
TCATTTTCAGACGCGAGGGACTTATGAGACAAGAAGAGAGAAAGACAATCCAAGCGGCAGTTATAGGGGCCGTGCTGTTCCTTCTGATTCAGATCTTCCGCACTCCGCTCAGCCAGATTGAGAATCAGGACGTCATGCTGGCGCTTTACCTTATAGCCGGCTGCTGCAATATAGCTTTCGGCTTTGCTGTTTTCGCCCAGGGCGGGCTGTTTTTCTCCGATAAATTATCCAAGGCAAGATTGTATATCTCTGCTCTGTTTTTAGGCATTTGCACCTTTGACTTCTTACACATCCTAAGCTTTGTGGGCATTCCCGCAATATCCTCGATCATCAGCCAGGACCAGTCCCTTTGGCTGCTGACCTTCTCACGCCTGGCCAGCGCACTTGGCATTTTGTTTATTTTCAGCAAGGAAGATGAGCCTGTATCGATAAGAGGGAAGAAGAAGGTATTCGCCGTTTCCCTTGTTGTAATTGCCCTCTCATTAATGCTGATTATCTTCAGTGATATTCTTACACCGGGATTGCAGACATACTCGTGGCTTAGCACGGTCAAGCATCTGATTGATATGGCGGTGCTGTTTATCTATCTGCTCAGTGTCGGAATGATTGTCTATCCGGGCAGAATTGAGAAATCTGCTTCACTGCTTATCATCATCCGCGCCTTGATCTTTTTTGCATTGGCCCAGGTGTTCTTTATGAATCTGCTCAGTGTTGGTGAGATGGACAATCTCTTTGGCATGATCAGCAGCGGCATTGCTTATTATCTGATGCTGACCGGGGTATACCGGCTGACAATTGAAGAGCCGTTTCATGAGAACCAGCAGGCGGAAGCAAGAATTAACTATCTGGCGTATCACGATGATCTTACAGGACTGCCCAACCGGCGGAAGCTGATGCAGAGTGTGGAAGAAATGATTATTCAGAGTGAAAAGGAAAAAGGGCGCGGCGGTTTTTCGGCACTGGTCATCATGAACATCAACCATTTCAAAAATATCAATGACTCACTGGGGCATAATGCCGGGGACCGGCTGCTGCAGCTGGTGTCAAAGCGGATACTGAACGAGGTAAAAGGCCATGAGGAGCTGTTCGGTATGGGAGCGGATGAGTTTGCGTTCCTGATGACTGGGCGGACCGGGGTCGAGAGCTGTCTGGTCCGTGCGTCTGAACTGCTGCAGCTCTTTGAAACTCCGATTCAGCTGGAGTCAGGGGAATATCATATTTCACTGAGTCT
Proteins encoded:
- a CDS encoding putative bifunctional diguanylate cyclase/phosphodiesterase; this encodes MRQEERKTIQAAVIGAVLFLLIQIFRTPLSQIENQDVMLALYLIAGCCNIAFGFAVFAQGGLFFSDKLSKARLYISALFLGICTFDFLHILSFVGIPAISSIISQDQSLWLLTFSRLASALGILFIFSKEDEPVSIRGKKKVFAVSLVVIALSLMLIIFSDILTPGLQTYSWLSTVKHLIDMAVLFIYLLSVGMIVYPGRIEKSASLLIIIRALIFFALAQVFFMNLLSVGEMDNLFGMISSGIAYYLMLTGVYRLTIEEPFHENQQAEARINYLAYHDDLTGLPNRRKLMQSVEEMIIQSEKEKGRGGFSALVIMNINHFKNINDSLGHNAGDRLLQLVSKRILNEVKGHEELFGMGADEFAFLMTGRTGVESCLVRASELLQLFETPIQLESGEYHISLSLGMSIHPGDGNTAEQLIQNADTAVHNAKEQNVEIRRYIPSMQMKAKERLKLENDLRRALERNEFYLVYQPQVLLETEEIVGMEALLRWEHPKRGIVSPVEFIPIAEESGMIVPIGDWVLRTACEQNKAWQLAGYRHICVSVNLSMRQFLQPNLAGKIDMLLQEIGLDPRYVDLEITESMTLDKETAFDQLNRLKRLGVFISIDDFGTGYSSLHYLKNMPIDRLKIDRSFVSDVLEDSNNAAIVSTITSMAHHLKLKVTAEGVENKEQLQFLRQQHCHEAQGYLFSKPIKAAEFEAVFLKPLLGVPM